Below is a window of Sulfitobacter sp. BSw21498 DNA.
GCTTCGAGGCCGCCGTTTGTCTATGATATTTCAGGACGCGGGAACTGCGCTTAACCCGTCGTACACAGTCGGACGACAGCTGAGCACGACCTTGCGACGCATCCACGGGCTATCAAAGGCAGACGCCCGTGACCAAGCGATAGAGCTATTCACCTCTGTCGGGATCAACGACCCAGAAGGCCGGATGTCTGCTTTTCCTCACCAGTTATCAGGAGGCATGCAGCAGCGTGTCATGGTGGCGATCGCATTGGCGGGCAGCCCTGGTCTGCTTTTGGCTGACGAGCCGACCTCGGCTCTGGATGTCACGATCCAAGCACAGATTGTGCGACTGATCCTCAAGCTAACCCGTGAACGCGGCGCAAGTTGCGTCTTTGTATTGCACGATCTGGCCCTTGCAAGTCAGGCCTGCGATAGGATCGCGGTACTGTATGCGGGGCAAGTTGTAGAAAGTGGTCCGGCGCGCGATGTGCTCGAACGACATCGCCACCCCTATACCAAGCAACTTAAATCCTGTGTGCTGGAAATTGGTGCCAAAGACCTACCAGCCCCCGAAGGGACTGTGCCGTCTCATGGGCAGATGCCTAAGGGCTGCCGATTTTCCACCCGCTGCCCACGCGCAGTGGCGCGTTGCGCGGACGAAGCGCCCCCCCTTGTGCCAGCCCAGCAGACCGCGACAGGCTCGCTTGACCATCATATTGCGTGTTGGAACCCAAAATGACTGTGCAAACTTTGTTCGAAACCAAAGCGCCCGCGCCTGAACAGCCCATCTTCGAGTTGATCGAGGTCGAGCAGGTGTTCGAAGTCCCCAAACCAGGGCGATCCCTTTTCAGTCGCGATACCGTAGGTCTTCGTGCCTTGGATGGGGTTCGGCTAAATATTCGCAAAGGCACGTCCCTTGCCGTCGTCGGAGAAAGCGGGTCGGGTAAATCTACCCTGCTTCGGGTCCTGCTGGGACTGGACAGGCCAAGCGGTGGGCGTGCACTTTATCACAGCAAACCCATTCTGGAAGGACGCGCGACCGGTATCGATTTTGCACGCGATGTTGCGATGGTCTATCAAGATGCCCGTGGGTCACTCGACCCTCGCATGACGATTGGCGCGCTCATTGCAGAACCGCTTCGGCACTTTAATATCGTACCGCGCCAAGACGAGGCCGCACGTGTTTCACACCTACTTGATCGGGTGGGGCTGCCTGCTGACGCTGCTGACCGGTATCCATCGGGACTGTCAGGAGGGCAGGTGCGACGCGTGGCTATCGCACGCGCATTAGCATCGGAGCCTACGGTGCTTGTGGCGGATGAAGCTGTTTCAGGGCTCGACGTATCGACCCAAGCACAGCTGTTAACATTGTTGCAGTCATTACAGCGAGACATGGGCCTGACGCTTATCTTCATTACGCACGACCTTGGCGTCGCGAGCTTCCTTTGCGAAGAAATCGCGATCATGTATCTTGGCCGCATCGTCGAAACAGGCCCGACCGACGCCGTTCTTGATGCGCCATCTCATCCCTACTCTGCGGCTCTTCGTGCCGCTGCTCCACAATTCTTTGAACCGCTTTCAGAGCCATTGCCCGGGGAAATCCCAAGCCCTCTCAACCTGCCTGAAGGGTGCCGTTTTTCGACACGTTGCCCAAAGGCGCAGAACGATTGCCGTCTGAAGGATCCACAGTTGGGAAAGCTCAGCCCTCAGCGCGCGGTCGCGTGTCTGCATCCGCTGGCCTTAAAATAGCCGTCACTCTTCAGATTACACAAGATCATCGCGTGCCAATGGCCGGTGGTGCTAACTACAGGAAACCCGAAATGTTTGACTTCTTCTCTGCTCGCCGCCCCAGTACGCTCGCTTCTTCAGCGATGATCGCAACCTCACACCCGCTATCAACCTCGGCTGGCCATGAAATTCTGACCAAAGGGGGAAATGCGGTAGATGCGGCGATTGCTGCAGTGGCTGTGCAGAGTGTCGTCGACCCTTTGATGACAGGTATAGGTGGGGACTGCTTTGCGCTCTATGCCCCAAAAGGCGGCAAGGTTAAGGCACTGAATGGGTCGGGGCGCGCGCCAGCTGCCGCAACAGTCGAAGCGCTAAAGAATGCAGGTCTCACGGATGAGATTCCGCAGACAAGCCCGCATTCGGTCACGATTCCAGGTGCCATTTCGGGGTGGTGCCTACTTCACAAGGATCATGGCACTCTCCCACTGGAGCAGTTGTTTGCACGCGCCATAGAATACGCCGAAAGCGGCTATCCTGTCACACCGCGCGTTGCGATGGATTGGGCCGCAAATGCGGATATTGTTGCAGGCGATGAACATGCAGCAAAGCTGTTTCTGCCCGACGGGAAAGCGCCGAAAGCGGGCGACATGCATGCCCAACCCCTATTGGCCGAACGTCTGCGCGACATCGCAAAGAACGGTGCTGCAGGTTTTTACGAAGGCGACGTGGCCGCTAAAATGGCAGCACATCTGCAATCTCTTGGCGGTTTGCACACCGAAGCGGATTTCCACGAAGGTCGGGATCAAGCGCACTGGGTTGAACCGATTTCATCGCGTTACGGCGATCATGACGTCTATGAATGCCCGCCGAACGGCCAAGGGTTGGCGGCCTTGCTAATTCTACGCATCCTGTCACGCTTTGACATGGGTAAGGGACTTTCCGACGCTGACCGCATCCATCTGCACGCCGAGGCGACAAAACTTGGATACCATCACCGAGATGCATTGATCGCAGACCCTGCAGACTGTCCCGATGTGGTTGAAACACTCTTGTCTGACGACGTCGTAGACGCATTGGCCGCGCGGATCGACATGCGCCGTGCCCTGCCCCCTACCCTTTGGGACGAGCCAGAACATAAAGATACGATCTATCTGAGCGTCGTTGACGCACAGGGAAATGCGCTGTCCTTCATTAACTCAATCTTCCACGGTTTTGGCTCGACACGTTTAGACCCGACCACAGGTGTTCTTTTCCACTCACGAGGTGCTTCATTCAGACTTGCTGAAGATCATCCCAACGCCATCGCGCCGCGCAAACGCCCCATGCACACAATCATTCCTGGAATGCTTTGCAAAGATGGGGTCGCCGTTATGCCCTTCGGCGTCATGGGCGGGCACTATCAAGCCGCTGGCCACGCAGCCTTTTTGTCGGGCGTGCTGGACCTGGGAATGGACATACAAGAAGCAATGGATGCACCGCGCAGCTTTGCGCATGATGGTGTGTTGGATATTGAACCAAGCGTTGCCTTGGAAGTCCGTGAAGATTTGACGGCGCGTGGGCATGTGCTGGCCGTACAGGAATCCCCGATCGGCGGGAGCCAGGCAATCTACATCAACCCCGAAACAGGCTTGCTGTCTGGTGGTAGTGACTCAAGAAAAGACGGGATGGCGTTGGGGTTTTAAGGGTAGCTTCTTGCAACTTACGGGGGGTTCAGCGCGCAAAAACATCGACGGTTTGCTGCGTCTGAACCCCTAATTGCCCCCTTTTACGATGTCTCGAAGGGCTCTCCGACAGCATGGACGACTTGCAGGCCAGCTTTACCATCCCGTTTTTAACCGATTACATGGCCTAAGTAGGTGCGGTGAAGAAAACCAACAGTCGATACGGGGAAATGATGACGGCAAAATGTGTTGGTAGGTCTGACGCCTCGCCGAAATCCCCAAAATTCAGAAGTCGCGATGCGACGCGGACACAGGCCGAAATCTTGGCTGTCGCTATAGACGAGTTTGCCGAACACGGTTTTCACGGAGCACGGATTGACCGCATAACAAAGGCTGCCAAGTGCAACTCGCGTATGATCTACCACTATTTTGGCGGGAAAGAGCAGCTTTATATCGCGGCCCTTGAGGATATTTTTCAGCAGATCCGAGACCAAGAAGCGCACCTGAATTTTAGCGTAGGGGATCCGGTCGCGAAGTTGAATGAACTGGTGGAATTCACCTTCGATTACTTTAAAAATAACGCCGATTTCCGCAAAATGACGCGCAATGAAAACGCTCTGAACGGGATGTATATCGCGCGTTCAGCGGTGATGCGCGACATGTCGGAGCCTCTCATTGTAGCAATCCGCAATCTGGTAGAACGTGGATATTCAAGCGGAGTGTTTAGTCGAAAGCCTGATCCCGCCCAGCTTTATCTTAGTATTGTCGCCCTTTCAGCCCACCACCTGAACAACGCTGCCACTCTTGGCATTGTTGTCGGCCAGAACCTCCATGACGACGCGTGGCAAGAAGAACGTCGGCAACACGCCAAGGACGTCATTCTGAGCTACCTCGGCATCCAGAATCATTAGCGCTGTTGCCCCTTCGGAAATGACGCCCAAACTGCCTCGAAAGCGAAAGAAGCGTCAATTCCCCCAATAAGGGAACATGGAGTGCTGTAATTTCACGCCAGCACCCAGGACCGCGCCTCTTTCTTGAGCGGAGCCATTTAATTCTAAAACTTTTTACTTAATTTTATTTATAGGCTCACCGCTCTGCAGTTTGATGACTGCATGAACATATTAAATCATCCTGAACAAAGCACCGGCACCCCTCTCCAAGTAGGGCCGTCGCCATATCGCTATGCAGTAGAATTGCAGACGGCGTCTGTTGTTTTCGGCAAGGGAGATGATGCTGTTACAGCACTGTCGCCTACGTCTTTGAAAATGGATGCAGGTGACTTCGTGGCACTTGTCGGCCCGTCGGGTTGCGGCAAGTCTACTATCCTGCGCCTTGTGAGCGATCTGATACAGCCTTCATCCGGCGTAGTCCTTGTCGGCGGGCGAGAAGCATCAGCCAAACAGTTGCGCATCGGTATGGCGTTCCAGAACCCCACAATGCTGCCGTGGCTGACGATCGAGCAGAATGTGATGCTGCCGCTCAAGATCGTGGCCCCGTTCAAGGCGACATTCCGCAAGGATCGTAAAGGGGCTTATCGGGACCGCGTCCATCGTTTGTTAAAACAGGTAGGCCTTCAGGATTTTGCCAATCACTATCCTTGGCAGTTGTCCGGTGGGATGTTGCAGCGATCAAACCTTTGTCGCGCACTCATCCATGAGCCCGATCTGTTGCTGCTTGATGAACCCTTCGGGGCGCTGGACCAATTCACGCGCGAAGAGCTTTGGCAAATTCTTCAAGACCTGTATCTGGACCGCAAACCGACGGTGCTGCTGGTCACACATGACCTGCGCGAAGCCGGTTTTCTGGCAAAACGTATCTGCGTGATGAGCGCACGACCCGGACGGGTCATATCGGACGAACACGTCAACATCCCGCAGCCACGGGACATTGGCATGATCTACAGCCCAGAATTTGTCGAAATGACCCAAGGCCTGCGCGAGCTGATTGCACAGGTGCGTAAATAGGATGTCTATTATGACCGAGAAAAATCGCATCAGAATGCTGTCGTTTTCACTGATCTTCGGCTTCTTTTTGATATGGGAAGTACTTTGCGTTTTACTGGACGTCTCTGACCTTGTTCTGCCGCGCCCGTCCGAAATCCTCGTGACGCTCTGGATCAAGTTTCCGATCTTGGTGCCCCACATCGCCCAGACATTATATTCGACGCTCACCGGCTTTGTGCTTGGTGTCGCGATTGGGACAGCCTTGGGAATCATGGTGGGTACATCCAAAGTAGCCTACGCCGTCGCTTCTCCTTTGCTGGTTGGCTTTTCATCCATCCCTAAAGTCGCTGTCGTGCCGATCTTTGTGCTTTGGTTCGGGTCAGGCACAACACCTGCGATCCTGACGGCGATGGTGATTTGCGTCTTCCCGATTGTGGTGAATATCGCCACGGGACTGGCCACAACAGAACCCGACCTTGAGGACGTGCTCAAAACGCTTGGCGCATCCAAACGGGAAATCCTGGTGAATGTCGGGCTACCGCGCACCATGCCCTACTTTTTTGCGGCACTCAAAGTCGCGATCACACTCGCTTTTGTAGGTTCTGTTCTATCCGAAACCGTGGCGTCCAACCGTGGCATCGGAAATGTCATGATGACCGCCTCGTCGAACTTCCAAGTGTCGCTCGTATTCGCAGGTTTGATCATTCTCGCGCTGCTTGGTGTCGCCCTCTACTCCCTGTTTTCGCTTCTGGAACGACGCGTCACGGGATGGGCAACACGCGGCAATGACATCGCAATGTCTTAACCAACCCTCCCCTCATCGAAATAAGGAAAGCTGAAATGAAGAATGTTCTCGTGGGTGCCACCTTGGCGCTAATGGCCGGCGCAGCCCCGGTGTTTGCCGAAATGACCGACATCCGGTTCACCCTGGGCTGGAAGACACAGGGTTCTGACGCGCCTTTTCTACTGGCGCTGGACAAGGGTTACTTTGAAGACGAAGGGCTGAATGTGTCCATCGACCAAGGCGAAGGATCGGCCGCGACAGTGACACGGATTATGGGTGGGGCCTATGACGCAGGGTTTGGCGACATCAACGCGATCATTCAGAATGCTGCGGCGCGTCCGGATGAAGCACCTGTTATGGTCTATCAATTATGGAACCGTCCCCCTTTCGCGATTGTGACACCGAAATCTGCCGGAATTGAAAGCCCTTCGGACTTTGAAGGTAAGACGCTTGGGGGTGCTCAGGGCACGCCGACAACACGGCTCTTCCCTGTTTTCGCCGAGATCAACGGCATTGACCTGGATAAAGTCGCGCAAGAAAGCATGGCACCAAACCTACAGGAACCTATGATGATCCGCGGGGATATCGACGGCGCATTCGTGTTTACCTCGACAAGCTGGTTCAACCTGATTGCAAACCGCCAAGACCCGGCGAACGACTACAACTGGTTCAACTTCGAAGACTACGGCATGGACCTTTACTCCAACGGCATGATGGTGTCGCGTGAACTGCTGACCGAAAACCCAGAAGCCGTTGCAGGGCTGGTGCGCGCAGTGAACAAAGCGACAATGGAGGCATCCGCCGATCAAGATAGCTCGGTCTCAGCGGTCATGGCGTATGACAATCTGGTGGACGCAGATCTGGAACGCGCGCGGTTGGAATTTGCGTTAACCAATCTGATGAACGCCCCCGAAGTCGCGGACATCGGCATGGGTGACCTTGTGGACGAACGGTTGACCCGCTCGATCGAGATCGTTGCAAAAGGCTATGATCTGGAACGCCTGCCAGAAGCGTCAGAGATTTTCGACCGGTCGTTCCTTCCTCCGCTCGATGAGCGCAGCTTTGAGACGACTATTAACTAACGCTTAACCTCACTGCGGCAGGTGATTGCCTGTCGCGGTGAGGTATCTTGAAAGCTTTTCTTCTCCCCCAACTTGTTTGCGGAATTCTGTATGTCCAAGCATCAACTCTTGCTCTGTGGTGGGCTCGTTCTTGTTGAGAATGAAACCTTCGAAAGAGTTTCGATCCTTGTGACGGATGGCCTGATCACGGCCCTACTCGCAGATGGCGATGGCCCCGAAGATGCAAAGCGCATTGATGTCAGCGACCGCCTTATCATTCCCGGTCTCGTGAACGGTCACACCCATTCACACGGTGCGCTTGGGCGTGGTGGCGTTGCTGGCGATCTGACGCTTGAACCGTTCCTTGCGGGTTCAGCATGGCTGAATGCCTCACGCAGTGCCGATGATCTGCGCCTCGCAGCCGAACTCTGCGCAGCTGAATTAATCCGCAAAGGCTGCACAAGTTGCTTTGACCTGTTCATAGAGCTACCAGGCCCGACAGTTGAAGGTATCCATGCGGTTGCTGAGGCGTATCAGGGCGCAGGCCTAAGAGCCGTCGTTGCCCCAATGATCGCAGACCAGACGATCTATCAGGCCTTGCCCGGACTGCTGGAGCATTTTGACCAGCCCCTGCGTGACATCGTTGCCGCCCTGTCAATGCCGGACTGGCAAGACATTATCGCAGTATGCAAAAAAGCCTTCGCGACGTGGCCCATATCGGGTAAGCGTGTACGACCAGGCATCGGGCCAACGATCCCGCTGCATTGTTCAGATGCATTTCTGGCATCATGCGCAAACGTTGCAGCACAGCATGAAATACCGCTGCAAACCCATTTGGCTGAAACGCGCCTGCAACAGGTAACCGCACATCGGAAGTATGGCACCAGCCTTACCGCACATCTGGACAGTTTACAGGTGCTAAGCCCCCGCTTCAGTGGCGCACATGGAGTGTGGTTATCGCGCTCAGAAGCCGACATTCTTGCTGCCCATGACGCGTGTATTTGCCATAACCCCCTTAGCAACCTTCGGCTCGGGTCTGGCATTGCACCTGTACGAATGCTTATGGACAGCGGTGT
It encodes the following:
- a CDS encoding ABC transporter permease — its product is MTEKNRIRMLSFSLIFGFFLIWEVLCVLLDVSDLVLPRPSEILVTLWIKFPILVPHIAQTLYSTLTGFVLGVAIGTALGIMVGTSKVAYAVASPLLVGFSSIPKVAVVPIFVLWFGSGTTPAILTAMVICVFPIVVNIATGLATTEPDLEDVLKTLGASKREILVNVGLPRTMPYFFAALKVAITLAFVGSVLSETVASNRGIGNVMMTASSNFQVSLVFAGLIILALLGVALYSLFSLLERRVTGWATRGNDIAMS
- a CDS encoding ABC transporter ATP-binding protein, which produces MSDMAVNHVLSIKDLTVFRGAAKILDRVTLALGQGETLALVGESGAGKSTIATAIMRLLENARVTGSATLAGEGDLLTLSERKMVKLRGRRLSMIFQDAGTALNPSYTVGRQLSTTLRRIHGLSKADARDQAIELFTSVGINDPEGRMSAFPHQLSGGMQQRVMVAIALAGSPGLLLADEPTSALDVTIQAQIVRLILKLTRERGASCVFVLHDLALASQACDRIAVLYAGQVVESGPARDVLERHRHPYTKQLKSCVLEIGAKDLPAPEGTVPSHGQMPKGCRFSTRCPRAVARCADEAPPLVPAQQTATGSLDHHIACWNPK
- a CDS encoding oligopeptide/dipeptide ABC transporter ATP-binding protein, with amino-acid sequence MTVQTLFETKAPAPEQPIFELIEVEQVFEVPKPGRSLFSRDTVGLRALDGVRLNIRKGTSLAVVGESGSGKSTLLRVLLGLDRPSGGRALYHSKPILEGRATGIDFARDVAMVYQDARGSLDPRMTIGALIAEPLRHFNIVPRQDEAARVSHLLDRVGLPADAADRYPSGLSGGQVRRVAIARALASEPTVLVADEAVSGLDVSTQAQLLTLLQSLQRDMGLTLIFITHDLGVASFLCEEIAIMYLGRIVETGPTDAVLDAPSHPYSAALRAAAPQFFEPLSEPLPGEIPSPLNLPEGCRFSTRCPKAQNDCRLKDPQLGKLSPQRAVACLHPLALK
- a CDS encoding amidohydrolase family protein; its protein translation is MSKHQLLLCGGLVLVENETFERVSILVTDGLITALLADGDGPEDAKRIDVSDRLIIPGLVNGHTHSHGALGRGGVAGDLTLEPFLAGSAWLNASRSADDLRLAAELCAAELIRKGCTSCFDLFIELPGPTVEGIHAVAEAYQGAGLRAVVAPMIADQTIYQALPGLLEHFDQPLRDIVAALSMPDWQDIIAVCKKAFATWPISGKRVRPGIGPTIPLHCSDAFLASCANVAAQHEIPLQTHLAETRLQQVTAHRKYGTSLTAHLDSLQVLSPRFSGAHGVWLSRSEADILAAHDACICHNPLSNLRLGSGIAPVRMLMDSGVTLGVGTDASNTCDGQSMFEAMRLAATLSRAQASDSKEWISTRDAFAMATTGSARIMGLKNVGMIAEGWAADMLFLDAGYCHYTPLRTPLDQIVFAENGAALREVMIAGEYVFANDRVLTLDEAALAKRAADAATRLDEANADTRTLNAAASAVVQSFCRATCALPYPT
- a CDS encoding ABC transporter ATP-binding protein; protein product: MNILNHPEQSTGTPLQVGPSPYRYAVELQTASVVFGKGDDAVTALSPTSLKMDAGDFVALVGPSGCGKSTILRLVSDLIQPSSGVVLVGGREASAKQLRIGMAFQNPTMLPWLTIEQNVMLPLKIVAPFKATFRKDRKGAYRDRVHRLLKQVGLQDFANHYPWQLSGGMLQRSNLCRALIHEPDLLLLDEPFGALDQFTREELWQILQDLYLDRKPTVLLVTHDLREAGFLAKRICVMSARPGRVISDEHVNIPQPRDIGMIYSPEFVEMTQGLRELIAQVRK
- a CDS encoding ABC transporter substrate-binding protein; protein product: MKNVLVGATLALMAGAAPVFAEMTDIRFTLGWKTQGSDAPFLLALDKGYFEDEGLNVSIDQGEGSAATVTRIMGGAYDAGFGDINAIIQNAAARPDEAPVMVYQLWNRPPFAIVTPKSAGIESPSDFEGKTLGGAQGTPTTRLFPVFAEINGIDLDKVAQESMAPNLQEPMMIRGDIDGAFVFTSTSWFNLIANRQDPANDYNWFNFEDYGMDLYSNGMMVSRELLTENPEAVAGLVRAVNKATMEASADQDSSVSAVMAYDNLVDADLERARLEFALTNLMNAPEVADIGMGDLVDERLTRSIEIVAKGYDLERLPEASEIFDRSFLPPLDERSFETTIN
- the ggt gene encoding gamma-glutamyltransferase: MFDFFSARRPSTLASSAMIATSHPLSTSAGHEILTKGGNAVDAAIAAVAVQSVVDPLMTGIGGDCFALYAPKGGKVKALNGSGRAPAAATVEALKNAGLTDEIPQTSPHSVTIPGAISGWCLLHKDHGTLPLEQLFARAIEYAESGYPVTPRVAMDWAANADIVAGDEHAAKLFLPDGKAPKAGDMHAQPLLAERLRDIAKNGAAGFYEGDVAAKMAAHLQSLGGLHTEADFHEGRDQAHWVEPISSRYGDHDVYECPPNGQGLAALLILRILSRFDMGKGLSDADRIHLHAEATKLGYHHRDALIADPADCPDVVETLLSDDVVDALAARIDMRRALPPTLWDEPEHKDTIYLSVVDAQGNALSFINSIFHGFGSTRLDPTTGVLFHSRGASFRLAEDHPNAIAPRKRPMHTIIPGMLCKDGVAVMPFGVMGGHYQAAGHAAFLSGVLDLGMDIQEAMDAPRSFAHDGVLDIEPSVALEVREDLTARGHVLAVQESPIGGSQAIYINPETGLLSGGSDSRKDGMALGF
- a CDS encoding TetR/AcrR family transcriptional regulator, which codes for MKKTNSRYGEMMTAKCVGRSDASPKSPKFRSRDATRTQAEILAVAIDEFAEHGFHGARIDRITKAAKCNSRMIYHYFGGKEQLYIAALEDIFQQIRDQEAHLNFSVGDPVAKLNELVEFTFDYFKNNADFRKMTRNENALNGMYIARSAVMRDMSEPLIVAIRNLVERGYSSGVFSRKPDPAQLYLSIVALSAHHLNNAATLGIVVGQNLHDDAWQEERRQHAKDVILSYLGIQNH